The Coffea arabica cultivar ET-39 chromosome 2c, Coffea Arabica ET-39 HiFi, whole genome shotgun sequence genome includes the window ACCAAAGGAGTGTTATGGCAcaattcttaaattttttttgctgCAGGTGAGATTTGAACCCTTACCTATAGCCCAAGGAGGGACCAGTGGTACGACAAAAGAAAGTTACTTCCCTAGCATAATGCCAAAAGGTGGAAGAAGAACTTTGTCCTGCCATAGAAAACAAGATCCACTTGGCAAAAGAATGTTTCTTCCATCACGTAAAGCCAAAGAGTGGAATAAGTGTTCCATATATACATTTGTTTGCTGCCAATTGGCCCAGATGGCTTTTAAAATTTCGTTTCGACTCACACAGttttcaaatgaaatgatttttccaTGGGGGAAAGTTAGGTTTCTTATTCAGCTGACCTTGGTGTAAATGATGCAAAACTTTAGCTTCATGTTtaggattatttgattcttgtctttttgtttttttaattggAGCTTCTAGCTTAATGTACTTAAAATGAAAGTATGTGTCACACTAATCATCAAATCTTATCTTGTAGAAACAGATATTCGGTGCATcttgtgtattttttttcctttataatCTGTCTAATTTGATCCAGAAATGATTATATACTATATCTGACTTTACGTGAAATGCTTATTTGTGATCAAGTTCAGGGATATTCATCAATCTGACTATATGTGAAATCCTACTACAATAAAATTCTGAACCAGAATCTGTCTAATTTGATCCAGAATCTCTGCCTCTATGGAacactttttaaaaaatttaaaaaaaaggcttattttagtcaatttcctTTTAGTCTTATTTTCTACGACCTGGCATGCATGCTTTTAGTCAATGCTTAGCAGTAGTTTAATTGTGTAAAAACatggggtttgtttggattgtaagttatttgggatatttttactgtagcactttttgtgacgtgatgcatgtgagataaaaaggtaattggaaagataaaaaggtgtgttggaaattgtaatgatgatgtaagcaaataaaattggggaaataatgctcaatccaaacaaacccaataatcacgtcacaaaaagtgctacagtaaaaatatcccaaataatgtacaatccaaacaaacccattgtTCCAACAGATACTTTCACTTTATCCTAAACCCATTCTAAACTCGTTCTCTTTTCATTGTTTGTTAACTATTTGTTGATTGCTTGCCATTTTCAGGAGCACCTATCTTCAACAACATTGGAAGTTTGATTCAACCTTCTCAATCTAAATCAACTAACCATGCCTTTTATTCATCAAGTCAATCTGTTTTTGGGAGCAGCGGTGTGCTGGCATCTGGCATAAGTACTTCGGTTTATTCTGGCTTTCAACATGGTGGCTCTTGCTCAAGGCCACCATTTAGCTCTACTGGCCTTGCTTTTAGTTCAAATGGTGCACCTAACAACTTTAACTCTGTATCTCGGGGTGCAATTGGATCTTCCACCACTCCCATAACTGGAGCCCCTAGCAACTTTAACACTGTAGCTTCAAACAACCCTGAACTGCAGAATTCAAGGTTCACATTTTGCCAGCCAAATTCGCAATTTAGTGAGCCAAATTTACAATTTGGTAGTAACAATGGACCTACTGCTTGGGAAACAAAAAAGTTCTATTCAGGTTAGTTCTATTTCTGTTTTTCCTATTagttaaaaattaaaacataaaataacaACTTTCAGTAAGATATAGCACAGATACTTCAACACATTGGATATGATCCATTGTAGAATAAATAATAAGTTTCAGCTTTAACTTTTTCTACCATGCAGGATATCAACCGGCAAGTACAAGCATGAAATCTGGACAATCAGTTATGGATTGCCAACGTTATGGTAGTAAAATAGCATCTTCTGTTGCAACTAAGGAAGTGGATATAGGTAGTACTGAACCTGCTGGAAAATTGTTCTCCATCTCTGCCATGCCCTTTTACAAAGACAAGAGCCATGAAGAGCTGAGGTTCGAGGACTCTAATCAATTGTTAAGGAGTAAAGGTAAGTATAAGGTCATATAGTTGTTTTTGTCTGATGATCTCTACTTTTGTTCCCGATAAAGACTTTATGAACATTCCTGCAGCTGCATTTGTTCCACAACATCTATTACAACATGTTTAGCATCAGCTTTGCCTGCCTCTAATTCTGTTACATCTTCAGATGCAGCTTCTGGATTCATCTTTCAGTCTAATCAACCCTCAGCTGGCAAGACAAACGCTTTTTTAGGGCCTACTGCTGTCACTCCACATAGTCAACTAAAAACATCAAGTGCAATATCAATTGTATCAGGACCTTGGACAGGCAATTCAACTGGTTTTTCTTATATTGGTGACCAATGTCGTGGAAGTAAAATAGCATCTTATGTTGCAACTAGGGAAGTGGATATAGATAGTACAGAACCTGCTGGAAAATTGTTCTCCATCTCTGCCATGCCCATTTACAAAGTCAAGAGCCATGAAGAGCTGAGGTTCGAGGACTCTCATCAATTCATAGGGAGTAAAGGTAAGTATAAGTTCGTACAGTTGTTGCATTGGTCTGATGATCTCTACTTTTGTTCCCAATAAAGACATTATCATCTGTCCTACAGATGGACTACTTTCTCAGCATCTTTTACAACATCTTTAGCATCAGCTTTGCCTGctgctaattttttttacatCTTCAGATGCAGCTTCTGGATTCATCTTTAAGTCTAATCAACCCTCAGCTGGCAAGACAAATGCTTTTTCTGGACCTACTGTTGTCAGTCTCGATAGTCAATCAGAATCATTAAGTGCAATATCAACTGGGACAGGATTTTTGACAAGCAATTCAAGtgatttcatttggccaaatgtAAATTACTATCAACTGGCTTGAAAATATTCCATGTGTTcctattttcattttattttcccaAAAATCGTACCCATAGTTTTCTCTTTGTTTATGGTTGGTGATTTTGTTCTACTGCTACTCTGTGAGTGGTTAGCACAAGTCTGACTTGAGTTGGTTCTGCTCTTAGGAGTTCAAGAGATGCCTTGCCCTGACATGGATTTAGAGGTCCAAGATTTGTCTCATTTGTCCTTATTGGAATatctggaaagaaagaaaagtaataGTTTGTTAAGATGTTGAATTTTGAGTGATTAAGTTCAAGAGCTTCGGATAAGTTACAAAATGTGAATAAGAAAAAATTAACTCGTTTACTTGGTCTTTGGATACCCATCAATTTATCTTTGTTGCTGTTGCTTTATATGTCACTAAAGTTTAGTTTGAAATGCTATTTAAGCCTCTTTTTCATAATGATATACTGAAAGTGGAAAAGAGATACAAGGGAGAACAGACGTAAACTATGTATTTTTCATCAAGTTTGTGCTCCTAACTATGTGCTATGTTTGCAGCATGAACCAATTACAACTCCACAGATAACTCAAATTGTTGTAGCAACAGATGGCGCTTCCACTAGCATCTCACAACAGTCAATTTCCAGTAAGAGCAATGTTACATCTAAAATAAATTGTTCTCTGTCATCAGAGACAAATTTTCCTTTGTTCCATGTGACTGATAATTACTCTTTTCTGTGCTACTCAATAAGCTATGGATGCAGGAACTTGTCGTCAGAGTGGTGGCATGCAGCAGTACGTATTGCTGAACTATTTTCATGCTTCTATTAGATCGTTTTCCGCAATAGTCTGCTAAAACTCCAGCAAGTTCAGTAAGTTGATCACTTATTACTTTGCTTGTGATTTTTTTCGTCAAAACAAGAAAACAGAGAACCATTTCTTTTGTTCACCAAAGCATTTTATGTTAAGATAATCATCACAGGAACCATTCTGGTTTAATTTGTTCTATGTTTTCTTTCAACTGGCACACTGGACTTAATAAACTGATAAGCACACTTTGGAGAGCAATAAAGTATTTAATCTCAGTTATGACTTAATTATGaactaataaattttttttaaagtcacTTGCAGCCATTCTTTTATCCATTGATTTCCTATCCTTTAACTTGTTCTTAGAAATAGTGAATGCTGATATTATACTTCCACTCACGTGCATTAAATATTGATTTTCCACTGTATAAAACTATAAATCGGCTGACGTATACAGTATGATTTCAGGTCTGAGTCTCAGAGCACCATCGCTCTAGACCCATCTGTTGTTGCAAGTCCTTTTGGAATGGAGTCTAGAATACAGATATCAATGGGTGGTAGAGCAGCAACCACAACTGTTCAATATGGAATTTCTTGCATACCGGTTAGTCTTATTTCTGACACCAGTATGTGTACCTAACAGGGAAAATTAATCTTCAAAACTGCCATGAATCTAATTATTTCACATATTTCTTCTCCTACAAGCTTATAGAAATATGATAAAAAAGAAGTCAATCTGGAAGGACGTTTATTTTGCTTCATGtaacttctttttctttgtgcAATACAGGTATCTGACAAACCTGCTCCAGTGAAAAGAAATTCATTGTTGACTGCTAGATGTTTGTCTCTAAGCCAAAACTGGCCATTAGTTGAGAAGTACCGGCCTAAAAATGACAGCCAGAAGGTGAGATTCATGATACTGGACGAGCGTGTTCAAATCAATATGGGCAAGCTAGACAATTACATGGTAAAGATTAGAATACATATTAGAGctctttaaattttaaattttgctCTATGCATCACAGGTTCCATTTTATGAAGAAAAAGTACCTGGGATATACAAAGTTGGCGCTTCCTTTATTCCAAGGGAAAATGCAAGATCTTGGGTTCTAAACTCCATGGTGGAGCGGCCTCTAAAAACAAATTCACGGAATTCCTCTTTACTGGAGGAGTCCGTATCTGCATCTGAGAGTGGTATgcataaaattttcattttgttcatttgAAATGTGGTACATCATACTAATTTGCATATCTGGGCTGGAAAAGAAGCTGTTAAATTATGGCCATCATGTTTGATTAATTAAAAATTAGTAACTAGTGATTTCTTCCCTTTGTTCTTTGGTTAGAGGAGAACCGTATGCCTCTCTTGTTGTTTGGGAAGGATGAATATACCGGTCCTGCATGCATCTACTTAGGTTTGATGAATATTCCACTTCTTAACTTCCTACTTTTTGATTATGTAGGAAATTTTGAGGCTGATGTTGAAGCAATACTGCCAAAACTCCAATGCCCAGATTATTATATAAAGCCTCCGGTCGAGGAGCTAGCTGCAAAAGAAAGGGCTGAACCAGGATTCTGTCGCCGCGTGAAGGAATTTGTGGTTGGAAGAGAGGGTTATGGAAGCATCAGGTTTTTAGGGGAAACAGATGTGAGAAATCTTGACGTTGAATCTGTTATCCAGCTTAACCATCGAGAGGTGATTGTATACAGGGACACGACCAAGAAACCTCAAGTTGGACAAGGCCTCAACAAGCCTGCAGAGGTATCTGTTCTCAATGTCAAATGCATCAACAAACGTACTGGGAAGCAATACGCGGAAGGAACAAGGGTTGATAAGTGGACAGATATGCTGAAAACGAAGGCAGAAGAGCAAGGTGCTGAGTTTCTATCTTATAATCCAGTAACTGGTGAGTGGAAATTCAGGGTCCAACACTTCTAAGGTCAAAAGATGGTGACCAGCAGCTGAGCTGATCACAAAACGGGGAGTCAGAGACGTTTGAGCCCATAGTATAGGACGTAATGCCTTGAATAGCTTGGCATTTACCATTTTCTGTTCTGTTTTTCCCATCTTTGGTAACATGATTTCTGCTGATATATTATTGCTGGTCTTCAATTCGTTATAACTTGACTGATGAGTTTGTTCTTCGTCGAAGCTTAAGCACCAGACTGGTTTGTAGTTTTTATGGGCTGCGGATATTGTAAAAACAGTTGGTTGCCAATCAAAATTTCACTTACAATTTGTATAACACCTTATGAATGGAGAAGAAAATAAATATCTAAATGCTCATTTTAATCACCTGATCCCAACGTCTGCTGACTCATTTAATCTCACAGCTTAGAAAGTTCACGTGCGATGAGAACTACCATGGCTATGGCTAGGAGATTCTTCTTGAAAATatgaatgtttttatttttgagaGAACATATTCGTATCTTGCTTTTGAAAAGAGACCATGTATTAGGTAGAAAGTCTTTGTAAGTCGCGACTTTCTGCAAGTGCCAGTCCTGTTTCCATCCCAGTGCCACGTTTGAGTAAATTGCGGAGAATTGAAAGTTAGATGGGGTGCAGTGATCAAATCGAAACCTATGGGGAGCAAAGCAATAATATTAGCGAGTGCACAGTTCATGGagaaatttctctattttttcaagTAAATTTTAAACTCAAGCGCAtagttttctatttttcaaGTGAGTGCACACACAGTTGATAGAGAGATTTCTCTATTTAAACTCCTCCATATCAATCTATTGTGTTTGGTTTTGGAGAAGGATCACCAATCAATGTACCATTGTAACCCTTTATCTATCTTTATCAAGTTGCACATTtggttttggatcattgaattcATGTGAAGTATAATAAGACCAGTACATTTGGTTTGGGAAATAAaagatttatttcttttatatttttattattatataattattaggACCTCTAGTTCTTAGTTTACACCATTGTAACATCACTATTTTTGTCCTTTGAACATGCAATAATttagccaaaaaagaaaaagttgtaTTTTCATCAACTAATGATATGTGTAGTATGAATGGCTAAATGATAGGCAATTCTCCAACGCATTCAACAGTACAGGGAGTGtgccttccccccccccccccccccccttaaATCTGACCTTATTTCTGATAACGGAATTCGAATAATTTCTTTGGAGACAATCGTTTCTACTTTCTCTTCTCAAGCGTTTGAAGCTTAAAGGATGGTATACTATTTTTCTTGTGAATTAGTTACCAGCCAGGCTTCAAAGAATGAGATTGTCGTTTTATGCTTTACAAATCGGATGATAATGTCGGGGATAATGTTGGGGATTAAGAGAAATTCGCTACTTGATTCAGCGGCCTTGATTCATTCTACATCACCAAAAGGGACGCTGCAGGCATCCGGTTACTTCATGCCTTTATGGCCTCAATATGCCTGCATGACTAGTCATTTTCGAGAAAACACATCTGGTTGTTCTTTCTTTCCAGACAAAAATacatcaagaaaatgaaaagtgcAGCACCGTCGGCAAGAAAAAGTAAGTTGTAGTGGGGCCAATCTAAGCACCATCGACAAGCTAATTCTTATTCCGGGCTTGCGAAGAATGGCAGCCGTAGTGGGGTCAATTCACCGGAACCACATGTCAGTTCGGATATGGTGATTTGTTAGCTTGGTCAGGTATGGAGGCCAGTTTGCCCATGCCCGCCGCCTCCTCACTAGTGGACACAAAACTACTGCTAAGAGTCCTATAAATATAGCACAATAAGACAATACAATGTACACCATTTATAGTAGTCAataccatagttattaaacccggccctGCTCGACGGTCGAACCGGTCAAACTGGTGGACCAATCATTGGACCGGACTGGATTTGGAATCAGATCGTTTGTACAAAGAGACCGTTGATTTAGTCAATGACCCGGCGGTCGAACCGGATTAAATCGGAAACCCGGCCGGTTTTGGCCGGTTTTGTCACTAACCggattttgtggaaaaattGTATTGCTGTTGTTGGAACTCGAATTTCGGACCTCTGCCCCAACACTGCCGCCTGCTTACCACCAAACTACTTCCAAATATGTTGTCATAGCAGCTTTATTATGATATATAAatgttttttcaattctatctttttttctttaaaacaaatttatttggaatcttttaataaaaatttattaccctccaaactctataagttataaaatggattccaaaaataacatattacataattcatttaaagacaaatattattttaataattttttacacttaaaattcataaataagctagataattacactaaatatagataaaattttacatttGAAGTTTGGTATATTAATAAATAACTTTATATTTgattgattcttatatgaattaattattttataacaaattaaattaaatgaactTTTGTTAtgacattatttattacaatttatatcatatatcttatataaataattatgaaatataatatttaaatatatgtagtgaccCACCGGTTCAACCACTCACCCACCGGCCCACCTCCTTCGCCGGGTTCCTTCCCGggttgggtttaataactatggtcaATATCATTGCTCTATTCGTAGCTATaactaacttgatcgtcggaatCACAACGGAAAGCTAGTCCCGCCGCTCATTCTTTTGCAGGTCAGTTCTGGCTGCCATTCGCTAACGCCAGTTCGTTCCTCTCAGTTCGCTCAGTTTGCTAGCTCTATTCAGATCGCGTTCTCAGCAGTCACATCAATTGGCGCTGTCTGTGGGAATAAAATCTTTCTCTTGCGAAACATGTCAATAACTaggggcctgtttggaacctgagttttttgggagtttgtctaaaactttactgtagatcATTGTAGAAGTAGTAGAAAAAACTTTTTACTGTATAAGTTTTctaaaaactttactgtagcgattttttaaattttttaacaaaattttttttaggtgtTAAATATTAACTTCCctccctaattttttttttccctttatccAAAAATTGTGACCTATATTACTGTATCAAAATTAGGATTACATTTTTGTCAATCCGGAAGCCAAGT containing:
- the LOC113727894 gene encoding nuclear pore complex protein NUP98A-like — its product is MFNSSPTTYYSFGFGQSASAASPFGCQSGFGANTDLSNSNPFAPSGATPFAASTGATMFAGNSTTGAGAFSQPAISSTPFGSASVFGQTTGSYATATACVSASTGLATPSANSAGFGQWTNSSPSGSQSVFRQGSNSCNNNFCGTAATPFATSTGGSMFSGNSNGAFGASSFAFGSSASSTTAPFSTTFETSALPSTVFSQAPSSAPVVSQSAFGEVSKFDVNNSFSSKPVTATPFGSISGGAIFGGNSTSKSPFGVTSSPSTSKSPFGEPLPFSFGISSTTTGAPIFNNIGSLIQPSQSKSTNHAFYSSSQSVFGSSGVLASGISTSVYSGFQHGGSCSRPPFSSTGLAFSSNGAPNNFNSVSRGAIGSSTTPITGAPSNFNTVASNNPELQNSRFTFCQPNSQFSEPNLQFGSNNGPTAWETKKFYSGYQPASTSMKSGQSVMDCQRYGSKIASSVATKEVDIGSTEPAGKLFSISAMPFYKDKSHEELRFEDSNQLLRSKDAASGFIFQSNQPSAGKTNAFLGPTAVTPHSQLKTSSAISIVSGPWTGNSTGFSYIGDQCRGSKIASYVATREVDIDSTEPAGKLFSISAMPIYKVKSHEELRFEDSHQFIGSKDAASGFIFKSNQPSAGKTNAFSGPTVVSLDSQSESLSAISTGTGFLTSNSSDFIWPNHEPITTPQITQIVVATDGASTSISQQSISTMDAGTCRQSGGMQQSESQSTIALDPSVVASPFGMESRIQISMGGRAATTTVQYGISCIPVSDKPAPVKRNSLLTARCLSLSQNWPLVEKYRPKNDSQKVPFYEEKVPGIYKVGASFIPRENARSWVLNSMVERPLKTNSRNSSLLEESVSASESGNFEADVEAILPKLQCPDYYIKPPVEELAAKERAEPGFCRRVKEFVVGREGYGSIRFLGETDVRNLDVESVIQLNHREVIVYRDTTKKPQVGQGLNKPAEVSVLNVKCINKRTGKQYAEGTRVDKWTDMLKTKAEEQGAEFLSYNPVTGEWKFRVQHF